A single window of Drosophila suzukii chromosome 3, CBGP_Dsuzu_IsoJpt1.0, whole genome shotgun sequence DNA harbors:
- the Oct-TyrR gene encoding tyramine/octopamine receptor, which yields MPSADQILFVNVTTTVAAAALTAAAAVSTTKSGSGDAVRPYTDADAGMEAETAANITGSLVEGLTTVAAALSTAPADADSVGDCGGAVEELHASVLGLQLAVPEWEALLTALVLSVIIVLTIIGNILVILSVFTYKPLRIVQNFFIVSLAVADLTVALLVLPFNVAYSILGRWEFGIHLCKLWLTCDVLCCTSSILNLCAIALDRYWAITDPINYAQKRTVGRVLLLISGVWLLSLLISSPPLIGWNDWPDEFTSATPCELTSQRGYVIYSSLGSFFIPLAIMTIVYIEIFVATRRRLRERAKANKLNTMALKSAELEPMANSSPAAASTSGSKSRLLASWLCCGRDRPQFATPMIQNDQESISSETHQPQQKQDGSKAGAQSNSDTQQQQHVVVLVKKSRRAKIKDSIKHGKARGGRKSQSSSTCEPHGEQQLLPAGGSCRAGGGHSGGAKSDAEISTESGSDPKGCIQVCVTQADEQTSLKLTPPQSSTGAAAVSATPLQKKPSGVNQFIEEKQKISLSKERRAARTLGIIMGVFVICWLPFFLMYVILPFCQSCCPTNKFKNFITWLGYINSGLNPVIYTIFNLDYRRAFKRLLGLN from the exons ATGCCATCGGCAGATCAGATCCTGTTTGTAAATGTCACCACAACGGTGGCGGCGGCGGCTCTAACCGCTGCAGCCGCCGTGAGCACCACAAAATCCGGAAGCGGCGATGCCGTACGGCCGTATACGGATGCGGACGCGGGCATGGAAGCGGAGACGGCGGCCAACATAACCGGTTCCCTGGTGGAGGGCCTGACCACCGTGGCGGCGGCACTGAGTACGGCTCCGGCGGATGCGGACTCCGTGGGAGATTGCGGCGGAGCCGTGGAGGAGCTGCACGCCAGCGTCCTGGGTCTCCAATTGGCGGTGCCGGAGTGGGAG GCCTTGCTGACCGCCCTGGTGCTCTCGGTCATCATCGTGCTGACTATCATCGGGAACATCCTGGTGATCCTGAGTGTGTTCACCTACAAGCCGCTGCGCATCGTCCAGAACTTCTTCATAGTGTCGCTGGCGGTGGCCGATCTCACGGTGGCTCTCCTGGTGCTGCCCTTCAACGTGGCCTACTCGATCCTGGGGCGCTGGGAGTTCGGCATCCACCTGTGCAAGCTGTGGCTCACCTGCGACGTCCTGTGCTGCACCAGCTCCATCCTGAACCTGTGCGCCATTGCCCTGGACCGCTACTGGGCCATCACGGACCCTATTAACTACGCCCAGAAGCGGACCGTGGGCCGGGTCCTGCTGCTCATCTCCGGGGTGTGGCTGCTCTCGTTGCTGATCAGCAGTCCGCCACTGATCGGCTGGAACGACTGGCCAGACGAGTTCACCAGCGCCACGCCCTGCGAGCTGACCTCGCAGCGCGGCTATGTCATCTACTCATCGCTGGGCTCCTTCTTCATTCCGCTGGCCATCATGACGATCGTCTACATCGAAATCTTCGTGGCCACGCGGCGGCGCCTGCGGGAGCGGGCCAAGGCCAACAAGCTCAACACGATGGCGCTGAAGTCCGCCGAGCTGGAGCCGATGGCCAACTCCTCACCCGCCGCCGCCTCCACCTCCGGCTCCAAGTCTCGCCTCCTGGCCAGCTGGCTGTGCTGCGGCAGGGATCGGCCCCAATTCGCTACGCCCATGATCCAGAACGACCAGGAGAGCATCAGCAGCGAGACCCACCAGCCGCAGCAGAAGCAGGATGGCTCCAAGGCGGGAGCCCAGAGCAACAGCGAtacgcagcagcagcagcacgtGGTCGTGCTGGTCAAGAAGTCGCGGCGGGCCAAGATCAAGGACTCGATCAAGCACGGCAAAGCCCGGGGCGGTCGCAAGTCGCAGTCCTCGTCCACCTGCGAGCCCCACGGCGAACAGCAGCTCCTGCCCGCCGGAGGAAGCTGCCGTGCTGGCGGAGGACACTCCGGCGGTGCAAAGTCCGACGCGGAGATCAGCACGGAGAGCGGGAGTGACCCCAAGGGTTGCATACAG GTCTGTGTGACTCAGGCGGACGAGCAGACGTCCCTTAAACTCACGCCGCCGCAGTCCTCGACGGGAGCCGCCGCCGTTTCCGCCACTCCGCTGCAGAAGAAACCGAGCGGCGTGAACCAGTTCATCGAGGAGAAGCAGAAGATCTCGCTGTCCAAGGAGCGGCGGGCAGCCCGCACCCTGGGCATCATCATGGGCGTGTTCGTCATCTGCTGGCTGCCCTTCTTCCTCATGTACGTCATCCTGcccttctgccagagctgctgCCCTACGAATAAGTTCAAGAACTTCATCACCTGGCTGGGCTACATCAACTCCGGCCTGAACCCGGTCATCTACACCATTTTCAACCTGGACTATAGGCGGGCCTTCAAGAGGCTGCTGGGCCTAAACTGA
- the LOC108007435 gene encoding uncharacterized protein, with translation MYISNSCPAETSQTMETSEAVNTCAEGDQLNSSLRLQCSVSSMDMESESDLSLAFDREEQSPDGSCDELPAFEIRAFSPHGRTPSPIDDLNLSDIETPKQPLREQLPADDEEPSRQHDPQYVALHEINAQISPPSDGDDSNSLETIFEGVFLSTPPREKAANSGSSRFTPKRGRANLIELMAIGNRLHGGKENQSPGARVSDLQSPSPPKDPT, from the coding sequence ATGTATATAAGCAATAGCTGCCCTGCAGAGACCAGCCAGACCATGGAAACTTCGGAAGCGGTGAATACGTGTGCGGAGGGAGACCAGCTGAACAGCTCCTTGCGCCTGCAGTGCTCGGTGTCCTCCATGGACATGGAAAGCGAGAGCGACCTTTCGCTGGCCTTCGACCGCGAGGAGCAGTCCCCGGATGGCAGCTGCGACGAGCTGCCGGCCTTCGAGATCCGCGCCTTTTCGCCCCACGGACGCACCCCCTCGCCCATCGACGACCTCAACCTGTCGGACATCGAGACGCCCAAGCAGCCGCTGAGGGAACAGCTCCCTGCGGACGATGAGGAGCCCTCCCGCCAGCACGACCCCCAGTACGTCGCCCTGCACGAAATCAACGCCCAGATTAGTCCGCCCAGCGACGGCGACGACTCCAACAGCTTGGAGACGATCTTCGAGGGCGTCTTTCTGAGCACTCCGCCTCGCGAGAAGGCTGCCAACTCCGGCAGTTCCCGCTTTACACCCAAACGCGGCCGCGCAAATCTCATCGAGCTGATGGCCATCGGCAACCGGCTGCACGGTGGCAAGGAAAATCAGTCGCCGGGAGCGCGAGTCTCCGACCTGCAGTCGCCATCGCCGCCTAAGGACCCCACCTAG
- the LOC108007455 gene encoding uncharacterized protein: protein MSTPRNSAEQADLAVLVGSNNNNGSRSRSAGTPRKYATAGAPSSIRMCPASNMNNNQSNKQLNSICQRAQAGHKLMIIMRGPPGSGKSTLAGSLLRQAHLLERHKVHDFVFSSDDYFWTRRGYDFNPTLLPAAHEWNQRRVREKAACGWSPIIVDNTNTMVWEMLPYVQSAVRHGYVIELLEPQTSWCKSASKLAQKNAHNVPRESIQRMLERYERTTAGDLIKLMKDTKYSVDLPQLRQHPPLPSVPVITSFEESKPLEGSAPAPPDNTFKLNANAQTWVPFEQGAPSYWSQTADSADSGVSEVPAALGVPDAPAAQGSPKSEVSLIDLLRDESKTEEETSKGESSKAKQFQRHCLDCRNEPGGFALLRQMYPNKQLTGLWDLFVKCQADVDWAVDILLKEDELNAATGSDQFGLEETVNSEEASQFQCDCDKSVGSQESPVGTPLSSSPTPPASKTAPKPQRQPRNKRISAPTNKELQLQIQNCFVLGDEQYSEHTRKIRDIRNGVLDQPIVPKIPDAHEAVDPEEPEEDDPEDNTLLEMDLGGTLIEQLRAQFHTDDEMLPPEQVLPTTTKIFVPRQLAKQLYMLWMEAVYNQLEEQRQKTMRDDEQFARLLKHPGYADCSESPSNVGELLDMELAWTIYNSEKMAAKQAAELAARKQPPNDIATHLTKMKLCETFPEIPTDTVLEIFAATGSNYGQTVEVLDSNVQSALSEAELYEKALREGEKLSAEVALEEQKQQHQKQMQQNSSGQGQRSSSSSSTTSRSPLLHEEAKCAALRDFEETRNMAAHHSQLKAECYLKAKQAVQRGNGSVALYYSEIANLHKQKIDVFNQRAANCIMEVHRHTQNNPDLLDLHYLHTVEAISCLDLFLDRHITVLRNSTRVYKHVFIITGRGLHSVNGVSTIKNRVKSRLGERRLRWQEVNPGLLRVKVFSASRHSKNF from the exons ATGTCGACGCCGCGAAATTCCGCTGAGCAAGCGGATTTGGCGGTCTTGGtgggcagcaacaacaacaatggcagCCGCAGCAGAAGCGCTGGTACTCCCAGGAAATACGCCACTGCCGGAGCTCCGAGCTCCATCAGAATGTGCCCCGCCAGCAATATGAACAACAACCAGAGCAACAAACAGCTAAACTCGATTTGCCAGCGAGCGCAGGCGGGCCACAAGCTGATGATAATCATGCGCGGTCCTCCGGGCAGTGGGAAGTCCACTCTGGCCGGATCCCTGCTGCGCCAAGCCCATTTGCTCGAGCGACACAAGGTGCACGACTTCGTCTTCAGCTCAGACGACTACTTCTGGACGCGCCGTGGGTACGATTTCAATCCCACCCTGCTCCCAGCCGCCCACGAGTGGAACCAGCGGCGAGTGCGCGAGAAGGCCGCCTGTGGCTGGAGCCCCATCATCGTGGACAACACCAACACGATGGTGTGGGAGATGCTGCCCTACGTTCAGTCCGCCGTGCGTCACGGCTACGTCATTGAGCTGCTCGAGCCGCAGACCAGTTGGTGCAAGTCAGCCAGCAAGCTGGCCCAGAAGAATGCTCACAACGTCCCACGGGAAAGCATCCAGCGTATGCTGGAGCGCTACGAACGCACTACTGCAGGAGATCTCATCAAG TTGATGAAGGATACAAAGTACTCGGTGGACCTTCCGCAACTGCGCCAGCATCCGCCTCTTCCCTCTGTCCCGGTCATCACATCATTTGAGGAGAGCAAGCCATTGGAAGGTTCAGCCCCAGCGCCACCAGATAACACCTTCAAGCTGAATGCCAATGCCCAAACGTGGGTACCCTTCGAACAAGGAGCGCCGTCGTACTGGTCCCAGACAGCGGATTCCGCAGATTCAGGAGTCTCGGAGGTTCCGGCAGCTCTGGGTGTTCCGGACGCTCCGGCTGCTCAAGGTTCACCAAAGTCCGAAGTCTCCCTGATCGATCTTCTTCGCGACGAGAGCAAGACAGAGGAGGAAACATCGAAAGGGGAGTCCAGTAAGGCAAAGCAGTTTCAGAGGCACTGCTTAGACTGTCGAAATGAACCGGGAGGATTTGCACTTCTGCGACAGATGTATCCCAACAAACAGCTGACGGGCCTCTGGGATCTCTTTGTCAAGTGCCAGGCTGACGTGGACTGGGCTGTCGATATTTTGTTGAAGGAGGACGAGCTTAACGCTGCCACAGGATCCGATCAGTTCGGATTGGAGGAAACCGTGAATTCCGAGGAGGCGTCACAGTTTCAATGCGACTGCGATAAGTCGGTGGGGAGCCAAGAATCTCCAGTTGGCACTCCTCTTTCCTCGTCGCCAACCCCGCCAGCATCTAAAACCGCTCCTAAGCCGCAACGACAACCACGCAACAAAAGAATTTCGGCCCCCACCAACAAAGAATTGCAACTGCAAATCCAGAATTGCTTTGTTTTAG GCGACGAACAATACTCAGAGCACACGCGTAAAATCCGCGACATCCGTAATGGAGTCCTGGATCAACCTATCGTGCCCAAGATTCCAGATGCGCACGAAGCGGTGGATCCGGAAGAGCCGGAGGAGGACGACCCGGAAGACAATACTCTGCTGGAAATGGATTTGGGAGGCACTCTTATTGAGCAGCTGCGCGCCCAGTTCCACACGGACGACGAGATGTTGCCGCCGGAGCAGGTGTTGCCCACCaccacaaaaatatttgtgcCGCGTCAGCTGGCCAAGCAGCTTTATATGCTGTGGATGGAGGCAGTGTACAACCAGCTGGAAGAACAGCGCCAGAAGACAATGCGTGATGACGAGCAGTTCGCTCGATTGCTGAAGCATCCGGGCTACGCCGATTGCAGCGAGTCCCCGAGCAATGTGGGTGAGCTGCTGGATATGGAGCTGGCCTGGACCATATACAACAGCGAGAAGATGGCCGCCAAGCAGGCCGCCGAGTTGGCGGCTCGCAAGCAACCGCCCAACGACATCGCCACACACTTGACCAAGATGAAATTGTGCGAGACGTTCCCCGAAATCCCCACCGACACTGTTCTCGAGATCTTTGCGGCCACTGGCAGCAACTACGGCCAAACCGTCGAGGTCTTGGACAGCAATGTTCAGAGCGCCCTGAGCGAAGCAGAACTTTATGAAAAGGCTCTACGAGAGGGTGAAAAACTTAGTGCAGAAGTAGCGTTGGAAgagcagaaacaacaacaccaAAAACAAATGCAACAGAACTCCTCTGGCCAAGGCCAGCGTTCCAGCTCCAGCTCTTCCACCACTAGTAGATCGCCCCTGCTGCATGAAGAGGCCAAGTGTGCTGCTCTCCGTGACTTTGAGGAGACACGAAACATGGCCGCCCATCACTCCCAGCTTAAAGCCGAATGCTACCTGAAGGCCAAACAGGCGGTGCAGCGCGGAAATGGTAGCGTAGCGCTTTACTACTCTGAGATAGCAAACTTGCATAAGCAGAAGATTGACGTCTTCAACCAGAGGGCAGCCAACTGTATCATGGAAGTGCATCGGCACACCCAGAACAATCCGGATCTGCTAGACCTGCATTACCTGCATACGGTAGAGGCTATCAGCTGCCTGGATCTATTTCTCGACCGGCACATTACCGTGCTACGCAACTCCACTCGCGTCTACAAGCACGTGTTCATCATCACGGGCCGTGGGCTGCACAGCGTCAATGGAGTATCCACAATTAAAAACAGGGTCAAGTCCAGGTTGGGCGAGCGACGTTTGCG ATGGCAGGAGGTCAACCCAGGGTTGCTGCGTGTCAAGGTGTTCTCCGCATCGCGGCATTCAAAGAATTTTTGA
- the LOC108007426 gene encoding dnaJ homolog subfamily B member 4, whose translation MGKDYYKILGIERNASSEDVKKGYRRMALRYHPDKNDHPQAEEQFKEVVAAFEVLSDKEKRHIYDQFGEEGLRIGDEPATFAQPTSDMLPFMCAVGGTVLFAFAAYKTFQFFNRKKEPATNSDGSTSD comes from the coding sequence ATGGGCAAAGATTACTACAAGATTTTGGGCATCGAGAGGAATGCGTCCAGTGAGGACGTCAAGAAGGGCTACCGCCGGATGGCGCTCCGTTACCACCCAGACAAGAACGACCATCCCCAGGCCGAGGAGCAGTTCAAGGAGGTGGTGGCCGCCTTCGAAGTCCTTTCCGACAAAGAAAAGCGGCACATTTACGACCAGTTCGGCGAGGAGGGCCTGCGAATCGGTGACGAACCGGCGACCTTTGCCCAGCCCACGTCCGACATGCTACCCTTCATGTGCGCCGTCGGCGGGACCGTGCTGTTCGCCTTCGCCGCCTACAAGACCTTCCAGTTCTTCAACCGGAAAAAGGAACCGGCCACCAACAGCGATGGATCCACGTCGGACTGA
- the RpLP0 gene encoding large ribosomal subunit protein uL10 has translation MVRENKAAWKAQYFIKVVELFDEFPKCFIVGADNVGSKQMQNIRTSLRGLAVVLMGKNTMMRKAIRGHLENNPQLEKLLPHIKGNVGFVFTKGDLAEVRDKLLESKVRAPARPGAIAPLHVIIPAQNTGLGPEKTSFFQALSIPTKISKGTIEIINDVPILKPGDKVGASEATLLNMLNISPFSYGLIVNQVYDSGSIFSPEILDIKPEDLRAKFQQGVANLAAVCLSVGYPTIASAPHSIANGFKNLLAIAATTEVEFKEATTIKEYIKDPSKFAAAASATAAPAAGGAADKKEEAKKVESESEEEDDDMGFGLFD, from the exons ATGGTTAGGGAGAACAAGGCAGCATGGAAGGCTCAGTACTTCATCAAGGTTGTG GAACTCTTCGACGAGTTCCCCAAGTGCTTCATTGTGGGCGCCGACAACGTGGGCTCCAAGCAGATGCAGAACATCCGTACCAGCCTGCGTGGTCTGGCCGTCGTGCTGATGGGCAAGAACACCATGATGCGCAAGGCCATCCGCGGTCATCTGGAGAACAACCCGCAGCTGGAGAAGCTGCTGCCCCACATCAAGGGCAACGTGGGCTTCGTGTTCACCAAGGGCGATCTCGCCGAGGTGCGCGACAAGCTGCTGGAGTCCAAGGTGCGCGCCCCCGCCCGTCCCGGCGCCATTGCCCCCCTGCACGTCATCATCCCGGCCCAGAACACTGGCTTGGGACCCGAGAAGACCAGTTTCTTCCAGGCCCTGTCCATCCCGACCAAGATCTCCAAGGGAACAATTGAAATCATCAACGACGTGCCCATCCTGAAGCCCGGCGACAAGGTCGGCGCCTCCGAGGCCACGCTGCTCAACATGTTGAACATCTCGCCCTTCTCGTACGGTCTGATCGTCAACCAGGTGTACGACTCTGGCTCGATCTTCTCGCCCGAGATCCTGGACATCAAGCCCGAGGATCTGCGCGCCAAGTTCCAACAGGGAGTGGCCAACCTGGCCGCCGTCTGTTTGTCTGTGGGCTACCCGACCATCGCCTCGGCCCCGCACAGCATTGCCAACGGATTCAAGAACCTGCTGGCTATTGCTGCCACCACCGAGGTGGAGTTCAAGGAGGCCACCACCATCAAGGAGTACATCAAGGACCCCAGCAAGTTCGCGGCCGCTGCATCGGCCACGGCTGCCCCCGCCGCCGGCGGAGCTGCCGACAAGAAGGAGGAGGCCAAGAAGGTCGAGTCCGAgtccgaggaggaggacgatgACATGGGCTTCGGTCTGTTCGACTAA